In the genome of Cryptomeria japonica chromosome 8, Sugi_1.0, whole genome shotgun sequence, one region contains:
- the LOC131055972 gene encoding early light-induced protein 1, chloroplastic, with translation MAAVASMTMKAPAALNCGAVQRNSMGRISRLPNSSLKVKCMAKDPKETSATEGVSPSSSTKVSTKFGDLFAFSGPAPEIINGRAAMLGFVSAIAVEVASGRDLLSQLNSGGLSWLALTAGLMTVGTLVPLFNGISRESKSQQIFSSTAEMWNGRFAMLGLLALAFTEYVKGGPLV, from the exons ATGGCGGCCGTGGCTTCAATGACGATGAAAGCACCCGCAGCCCTTAACTGCGGGGCAGTTCAAAGGAATAGTATGGGTCGAATCAGTAGATTACCGAACAGTAGCCTCAAAGTCAAGTGCATGGCAAAG GATCCAAAGGAAACGTCCGCTACTGAAGGCGTTTCTCCTTCAAGCTCTACCAAG GTGAGTACGAAATTTGGCGACCTGTTTGCGTTCTCAGGACCTGCGCCGGAGATCATCAATGGAAGGGCGGCTATGTTGGGGTTCGTGTCGGCCATTGCAGTGGAGGTGGCGAGCGGAAGAGATTTGTTGTCGCAGTTGAATAGTGGAGGACTGTCGTGGTTAGCGTTAACTGCAGGATTAATGACGGTGGGGACACTGGTGCCCCTGTTCAATGGAATATCGAGGGAGAGCAAGTCGCAGCAAATATTTTCATCCACAGCAGAAATGTGGAATGGGCGCTTTGCTATGCTCGGCCTCCTCGCTTTGGCTTTCACTGAATACGTCAAGGGTGGACCGCTTGTATAA